The region GGGAACCAAACTTAGCAAATGCACGTGCTGAAGGGACAAATGCAGAGCAGAGACGCGACGGGGGTCCAGGCAGCACCAGGCACCGGCTTTGAAAGCCACTCGCGTGGCATTCCCCCGTGCTGGTTTGAATCTGATGACTTTTTACATGACTCCTAATGAGAGAGTGAATGACAACGGGCCTGTGCGTGTCTCTATGGGTGCAGGACCCAGGAGGGTTAGGGGGGCAGAGACCACAAGACACAGAGGCAAGAGGAAGCCAGATCTCTGGGGCCTCCACAGAGAGAGCTGGTCCATACCGAGCAGTTGAAAAGCTCTGAGGTCGTCCGTGGTCTCTACGGcctgtccccctttcctcctgtttcCACAGCTGGTCGTGTGGGTGCTGCTCAGATGATCTCTTATGGCTCCCAACTGCCTGACTGACCAAGGTTCGAACGTGGAGCTGATCAGAGCTGTGTGGAAAGCTGTCTGATATTGTGAGAGCCATGAACACTCTTGGGCCCACGTCCTGAGATTCTGACCCTGGGGTCCTCAGGTGGCGGCTTTGTTACCTTGCCTCTGAAGGATGCCCCTTCTAAGATGCCAGCTCCTCTCCAGGACTCTCAGTGGGCTCCCTGGAGCCTCAGGCTGGGTGTTAGGGCTTCTTTTTCCTCCCTGCAGATGGCTAGAACCTCTTGTTTGTATCTTGGAGAATTCCTTCAATAAATATTGGGGGATTGCCCACCAGGCACCATGCAGGGCTGCCAGGGTCTCTGGACATGGCTCTCCAGTGGCCTGGGCTTCTGCGTGTCTTTCAGGTCAACCAGGATCACCTCCTGTGGTAAGAAAACTCATTCTCTCAGCAGCTgatgggtgaggggtgggggcttATTTAGGGAAGAAAGAGGGGCGGAGTCTAGCCGGGACCTGAGAGGAACAGGACTTGAGCATTTAAAGCAAAGTCTACCGCCCTGATGATTCCCAGACACACTTTGCTCTGTGGACATTGGTGCTCAGTTCACTGCCGAGTTCAAGAGCTCCATTCCCTGGAACACTGCACTTCGTTTAGGACGTGAAAACCTCAGATATCCTGATATCTTCTGCTGTTTCCTGAAATGGGCAGGgtaattttaaagataaggaattCTCACTTTGCCTAGCCATCAAATAAGGAAAAgttaaaggcagaggagaaaaggaaaactatacccatttgaatgcagagttccaaagaatagcaaggagatataagaaagccttcctcagtgatcagtgcaaagaaacagaggaaaataacagaatgggaaaaactagagatctcttcaagaaaattggagatacaaagggaacatttcacacaaagatgggcacaataaaggacagaaatgatatggacctaaccgaagcagaagatattaaaaagaggtggcaggaatacacagaagaactgtacaaaaattatCCTCATGACCCCTATAACCATGATGgagtgatcactgacctagagccagacattctagaatgTGACATCAAGTGggcttaagaagcatcactacgaacaaagttagtgaatgtgatggaattccagctgagctatttcaaatcctaaaagataatgctgtgaaagtgctgtactcaatatgccagcaaatttggaaaactcatcagtggccacaggactggaaaaggtcagttttcattccaatcccaaagaaaggcagtcccaaagaatgttcaaactaatgtacaactgcactcatctcacacactagcaaagcaatgctcaaaattcttcaagccaggcttgaaCAATGTGTGAACCGTGatcttccagatgctcaagctgaagttagaaaaggcagaagaaccagagatcaaattgccaacatctgctggatcatagaaaaagcaagtgagtgccagaaaaacatctacctctggctttattgattatgtcaaagcctttgagtATGTagatctcaacaaactgtggaaaattcttcaagagatgggagtaccagactatcttacctgcctcctgagaaatctgtatgcaggtcaagaagaaacagttagaactggacatgatacaacagactggttccaaattgggaaaggagtatatacatcaaggctgtatattgtcacctgcttatttaagttctatacagagtacatcatatgaaatttcaggctggatgaatcacaagctggaatcaagattgccaggagaaatgtcaataacctcagatatgcagatgccaccattatggcagaaagtgaaggggaacaaaatagccttttgatgaaaatgatagagtagagtgacaaagttggcataaaactcaacattcaaaaaatgaagatcatgacttccggtcccatcacttcatggcaaaatgatatggaaacagtgaaagagttTACTTTcctgggcaccaaaatcactgtggttggtgactgcagttgtgaaattcaaagacacttgctccttgggaaaatgctatgaccaacctacacagtatattaaaaagcagagacataactttgttgacaaaggttcatctagtcaaagctctggtttttccagtagtcatgtatggatgtgagagtcagactgtaaagaaagctgagcaccaaagaatgatgcttttgaaccatgatgttggagaagactcttgagagtcccttggagtgcaagaacatccaaccagtccatcctaaacgaaatcagtcctgaatattcattggaaggactgatgccgaagtcACCCAGCCACCttatgtgaagggctgactcattggaaaagactgcgatgctgggaaagattgaaggcagaagaagaagggataacagaggatgagatggttggatggcatgactgactcaatggacatgagtttgagcaagctctgggagttagtgatggacagggaagcctggcgtgctgcacttcatgaggtcgcagagatcTGGACgccactgagagactgaactgaattgaaaatggagaaaataatggcattaTCATCCCCACAGCTATTGTGTCAGCATCCATGAGCTGAAGGAGAAAAACTAATGTGGacgtaaattttaaaataaatgaagcactGCAATGATGCAATGCATTTCCATTATTACAAATAAATGTCCTCAAAGAGAAGAGGTATATTTTCAGATGATATTTCAGATTTGCAAAATGAAACCCCAGGACATGCCTGCTACAGTGGAGCTTGACCAAAGCCCAGAGCCATTTTCAAGGCACCCTTGAACTCTTTGTTCCTCAGACAGTAGATCAAGGGGTTGATGATTGGGGTGAGGACAGTGTACAAGACAGAGATGAGCTTGTTGGAGCTCCGAGAATCAATGGCCTGGGGCCGGACATACATGAAAAACAAGGCCGTGTAGAAGATAGTGACCACGGTGAGGTGGGAGGCGCAGGTGGAGAAGGCTCTCCAGCGGCCCGTGGCCGAGGGGATGCGCAGGACGGCCAGGGTGATGTGCCCGTAGGACAGCACAGTGGCCACGAGTGGGAACACCAGGATGAGGAAGGCCAGGATGAAGTCAACCAGCTCTGCGGTAGAGTAGTCCGTGCAGGCCAGCTTGAGGATGGGGGAgatgtcacagaagaagtggttcaGGATGTTGGAACCACAGAACGTGGCACTGGAGATAAAGTAGACCTTGATCATGGAGATGGTGAAGCCACTCATGAAGGAGAAGGCCACCAGCTGGACACATAGCCCCGTGGTCATGATGGCTTGGTAGCgcagggggtggcagatggccacatagcggtcgtAGGCCATGGAGGCCAACAGCACACACTCAGTACACACCAGGGAGCTGAAGAAATAGAGCTGGGTCATGCAGCCCATGAAGGAGATGTGCCTCCTCTGCAGGAGGAAGCCATCCAGCATCTTGGGGATGATGTCACACACATACCAGATCTCCAGACAAGACATGATGCCCAGAAAGTAGTACATGGGCCTGTGGAGGGAGGGGCTGCCCCAGACGGTGAGGATGATGGCCAGGTTCTCCACCAGCACGAAGAGGTAGGtgagcaggaagaggaggaagagcaggTACTGCAGCCGGGGGGCCGTGGGGAAGCCCACCAGGATGAAGGCACTGACCTGGGTCATGTTCTCCCCCCTCATACTCCTGTGCGGGGCATCTAGGTCCACAAACAACCTTCGTGCCAGATGAGGGCCAAGGGCGACTGGGGAGAGAAAGCAGAGGTCAGCCTGGGGGTGGGTTTTGACTCAACAAGGGGGCGGCAGTCTCCTGAGACAGCAGGGGAGCAGAAACTGTCTGTAAGTTAAGCCTGAAGCACTCAGTGTGGGAGTTCTaggtctcctgggggctggacaCCCTGAGAGCAGGTGGGGCTCCAGAATACCctgcccttttcctcctccaggcgatcttcaaATCTTCTGATTGTTTTATAACCTGGACTTTTCCCAAGGTGTCTAATAACCGTAAAGGATGTACACAGTCCTTGGCTACATTAGAAGGTACTTGGTCCTTCAGCTGGCTTCAGAGATGATATTGTAAGAGGAAGGGATACCAGGGGCTGTAGGGTTTGTCGGCCTCTCTGGCCAGCCACACCCCAGATCCATGGCATCTCTCCACAGAGATGGGGGTCTGAAGAGCAAGAGGAGCCTCCCAGGGCAACAGGAGAGAGTTGTCTCCTCAAGCCCCCTTGAGATCTGGTAAAGGATGAAAAGATAAAGCTCCACAACATCAGAAACTCCTGAGGGGAGTACCAGCAAGGAGAGGTGTCAGCGGGGTTCTGGAGGAGAGATAACAGAAGGCAGAGGTGCTGGGGCACCAGTGTGGGGGAGTCCAGAACATTCTTGAGGGGCCTGTCATTGCTGAGGGAGGAGCCGCCTGCCCAGCGAGCCCATGACCAGGGTGAAGGGGGTGTGTGTGACAGGGGCGTGAAGGCAGAGCTCTACATGCAGCTCTCCAGGGGCTGCCCCGGCACGCTTTCTCCACCCTGCAGGCAGGTCCCCCAGAGCCagcctgtagactgtagcctgccaggctcctctgtccggccaggatactggagtgggttgccatttccttctccaggggatcttcccaaccctagcCCTTATCACGTGTCAGATGGAACTCACATAAATCCCCTCTTGTAACCCTTACCATGACCATGGGGAAAGAAGGCTCACATTTTTCAGGTGAAAATCTGAGGAAGTTCAGGGACTCAGCAAGACACACGGGTCCTCAGACGCTGAGGCCATGACTCTTCCCACGGGGCATCAACAAGAGAAGCAGTGAACCCATTTGGGTGCGGGCTAGAGATTCGGAATTATTAAAATAGACTGTTAGACCTTCGGGTTGCCCTCTGACGATATTTTAACAGGCTACAAAACAGAAAGTCACAAAATTGATAGTATCAtcagaagaaaaggcagaggtttaTGCCGTGGTTTTCTTATAGCTTAATTTCACAGCTGAAAATGACGCGCCAAGAGCTTAGATGATTCCTAAAGGCACTCACAGGATGGCCAACGTTAGTGTCTCAACGTCACCACTTACTGAGAAAACTGACAAGACAGAAGGCCCCATGTCCCCACAACATAAACGCAAGAACTGTTAGAGATGCTTCAGAGAGAGCCGTGGCCTCAGATGCGGTGCCAGAGTGAATCTTCCACTTCTCTCAGGGTCAGAGCTTTCTCGCGGCTTGTAAACTGTCACAGGGCATGGGAGTTTCCCAGTTCATTGCACAAAGTGGCAAATTCCTTTCCACAAGAGGAGAACTGTACGCCAGTGACCTACCGTGTGTGTATGTTTTACTGCAGTTACAAAACTCAAATGAAAAGCCCGGAGGTAGCACCCAGAAGCACAGTAGGAGAGGGAATGCTGCGGACGAGCGAGCGTGCCCGGGCTCAGAGCGCAAGAGGCTGCCAGGTGATGAAATGCATCAGTGATGACGGGAGCCCGCTGATGCGGAAAGGCTTTGACCAAAAACGATTCCAAGCTTTTTATACACTTGCCATCCCCAAATAagtgatttattttaatattaatatataaataatctcGGACTCAACATAGAAAATAAgcttatgtttaccaaaggggCAAGTGGGGGTgatttaggagtttgggattaacaaatacatacacactacAATATATAACATAGTCCACCAATAAAGCCCTTCTCTGTAGCAaagggaactacattcaacatcttgtaataacctataatcgGAAAGACTCTatggctgaatcactttgctgtactcctgagTCTAacccaacattataaatcaactgtactccaataaaaatttaaaaacaagtcaaAAATATCCATACCAATTGCTGCAGACTCTCCTAGCAATGACTTCCAACAAATCATGACTTCAGgtaaggaaaaaaatctctcGCTCAGCCAACAGCCTGTGACATCCCTGTGGTTAGTACCAGAATCACTCACATTCTGCACAGACTAGGATGAAGATGGGTCTTCTTTAAAACCACCGAGAAGTAAGACCACCACCCTCTACTACCTCCTTCAAACATGGATAAAGAAGTAGACAAAACTGTCATGATTTCCAGATAACAAGACCCTAACCTAGAGAACCCAGATTATAACTGATGGTTGGTGaggttcagtcacccagtccggtccactctttgtgaccccatggactgcagcaggccaggcctctctgtccctcaccatctcccggagtttgcccaagttctgcATAATTAATTAAGGGATTTCAAACGATATTAAAGCTGCAGTCTTcctatatggcttcccaggtggcacgagtggtgaAGAACCTACCTGGCAATGAAGGAGgtgtaagagacgcaggtccagtccctgggttacTAGTAATTGATCATGAACACGTCCCTTAAAGATATATTGTAAAACCATCAATATttccagtaaattttaaaatttagcctGATTATAGCTGTGCATGCAtgggctaagttgctcagtcacgtctgactgtctgtgaccccatggactgtagccccccaaacccctctgtccatgggattctccaggcaagaatgctggagtggggtgccgtaccctctccaggggatcttccccacccagggatcgagcccacatctcttacggctcctgcactggcaggcaggttctttagtactagcgctaccagggaagctttgaTCACAGGTGAAATCTCACCAaatcttattttccttaaaacagAGGGAAATAATCCTTAAAATCATCTCTAAGTATGAACAGATGTGAATATCAAAGATGgttcaggaaaaagaaaggagaggatTAGTGGAGAGGACTTGCCATTTTGGAGATGAGAAAATACAATAAAGTGAAACTAATGGTTTAAGAAAATAAACGTTAAAAATGAGTGCCGCCACTCAGTCAATGGGACAGTGTGAAAACAGCATGTCATTGTTCAGtcgtccagtcgtgtccgactctgcgaccccacgaactgcatcatgccagacttcactgtccttcaccatctcccggagtttgctcaaactcatgtccattgagtgggtgatgccatccaaccgtcttgtcctctgtgctccccttctcctcctgccttcaatctttcccagcatcagggtcttttccaaggagtcggctCTTCAACTATCTCTATCCCTGGCTCTTAGAAAGTTCTAAATCAGATCATGAGGGATGTAATTAGGAAGAAAAGGGAGGATTGCTTAATGAATGATTCCAAGGTCATctcttaaatatttgttaaaaaactaaatgagtcatttctttataTGTAACACCAGAAAGCAGACTTCTGATGGATAAAACATCAGTACTCAAAGGTCCACGAGCCCTGTCCTCCTTGTCCATGGACACCATGGAGTGGAGGGCGTGGCCCACATGTATGGAGGCAGAAGCCATTCTTTGGACTTTGATTGTTAACGAATAAGTCAAAGATTTAgggtgacattttaaaatacctgGGGAGTCAGATTTTGtggtggggcagagggagagcTTAAATGGAGCTGAGCAAGTTCGAGGGCCCCTCCCAGACACCACTGTGTTATCACACTCCCATCTTATGCTACACGCTTTATCACAGAAAATTCTTTACACCCTCACTCTGGTCATTGTTTTGGAAATCAGAACCTTCCATGGAGAAGCACAGAGttctggcttctcttgaaaaattGAAAGATCTGGGGCAGCAAGGTCAGAGTTCCCGCATGCCCACGCAGGCTGGACCTTCGGACAGGTTGGACCCTAGGAGGGTGTGAGAACCACTCCTGCTCCCCAGGCTGCCCTGGATTTGCTAGCACCCGCGGCCCCTCTGTTACCTGGCTCCAGCCGCGGGCGCAGGGCTCCTGCGGAGTTGAACCAACACGCCACTCTGTGTGCGCCCCATCCCATCTGCTCCTGCTTCTTCTCCCCTTTGCCGTGGGCTCTGCTGAGCAGTTAGACATCTCCCTGACTCGGCATCCGTGCTGTACCACCCTCTGTCTCACCTGCAACTGCTCAGCTGCGCCACGGTCCCCACACCGGGGGTCCCACAGGTGCCTGTGACCAGCCCGTCCTAATTTCTGGACCACAATCCTGTTCTTTCCCCACCCGCCTCTCCTCCACGCGTGGTGCCTTGGCCCCAGCCATCTGCTGTCACCGTCCATGCTCAGCAAAGGCCACCCACCCCCTAGTCTCCGCCTGGTGAGGCCCACACCCCCATCTCTCTGCCAATCCCGCCCATGTGTCCAGCCGATGACAAGAGGCCCCCGCCGGCCCTGGAGTCCGCACCCTCCTCCTCGTGTTCGTCATCAGACAGCGGCACCACCGTGCACCCAGCTGCCCCGGCAGACGCCCAGCTTCTGTTCTCCCTGGCGTGGCTCAGCCAAGGCTGGTCCTAGTCCTCCTGTGTCCTCAGCGTCTCTAGAATCGGCTCCCTTGTCTCCGCTCTCCTGGGCTTCTGTCCAGCTACCCCGAGTTCAGGCTCCACCACCACACCGGAACGACAGTCCCTGAGCTCTAACTCATCCTCAGTCGCCGTCCTGAC is a window of Muntiacus reevesi chromosome 1, mMunRee1.1, whole genome shotgun sequence DNA encoding:
- the LOC136165032 gene encoding olfactory receptor 6B2, yielding MRGENMTQVSAFILVGFPTAPRLQYLLFLLFLLTYLFVLVENLAIILTVWGSPSLHRPMYYFLGIMSCLEIWYVCDIIPKMLDGFLLQRRHISFMGCMTQLYFFSSLVCTECVLLASMAYDRYVAICHPLRYQAIMTTGLCVQLVAFSFMSGFTISMIKVYFISSATFCGSNILNHFFCDISPILKLACTDYSTAELVDFILAFLILVFPLVATVLSYGHITLAVLRIPSATGRWRAFSTCASHLTVVTIFYTALFFMYVRPQAIDSRSSNKLISVLYTVLTPIINPLIYCLRNKEFKGALKMALGFGQAPL